From the genome of Geoglobus ahangari, one region includes:
- a CDS encoding ACT domain-containing protein, with product MIVTLVVELEDKPGQLLKVIEPISKMGGNIISVVHDRHKTTPMKRIPVEFVVDIDSEKLLQLVERIRDAGIHIRSYNEVRLLATASFLLIGHIIHTDLSDTVNRIDETGFAEVVELHITMPKLNEPSTALITISAKGKDELRKAVGILREVCEKKDILVIEPLNEDLL from the coding sequence ATGATCGTAACGCTCGTGGTTGAGCTCGAGGACAAGCCCGGACAGCTTCTGAAGGTCATAGAGCCGATATCCAAAATGGGAGGAAACATCATAAGCGTCGTCCACGACAGGCACAAGACCACGCCGATGAAGAGAATCCCCGTTGAGTTTGTTGTGGACATAGACTCAGAGAAACTCCTTCAGCTTGTTGAGAGGATAAGGGATGCGGGAATCCACATCAGGAGCTACAATGAGGTCAGGCTGCTCGCGACAGCAAGCTTCCTGCTCATCGGCCACATAATCCACACAGATTTGAGCGACACCGTGAACAGGATTGACGAGACCGGGTTTGCTGAGGTGGTCGAGCTCCACATAACCATGCCGAAGCTCAACGAGCCCTCGACAGCTCTCATCACGATCTCCGCAAAAGGAAAGGATGAGCTGAGGAAGGCTGTCGGGATTCTGAGGGAGGTCTGCGAGAAAAAGGACATTCTCGTCATAGAGCCGCTGAACGAGGATCTGCTATGA